Proteins encoded by one window of Camelus dromedarius isolate mCamDro1 chromosome 27, mCamDro1.pat, whole genome shotgun sequence:
- the TIMM13 gene encoding mitochondrial import inner membrane translocase subunit Tim13 codes for MEGGFGSDFGGSGGGKLDPGLIMEQVKVQIAVANAQELLQRMTDKCFRKCIGKPGGSLDNSEQKCIAMCMDRYMDAWNTVSRAYNSRLQRERANM; via the exons ATGGAGGGCGGCTTCGGCTCGGATTTCGGGGGCTCCGGCGGTGGGAAGCTGGACCCAGGGCTTATCATGGAGCAGGTGAAAGTGCAGATCGCCGTGGCCAACGCACAGGAGCTGCTGCAG AGGATGACGGACAAGTGCTTCCGGAAGTGCATTGGGAAGCCGGGGGGCTCCCTGGACAATTCCGAGCAG aagTGCATCGCCATGTGCATGGACCGCTACATGGACGCCTGGAACACCGTGTCCCGTGCCTACAACTCGCGGCTGCAGCGAGAACGAGCCAACATGTGA